Proteins found in one Nocardia brasiliensis ATCC 700358 genomic segment:
- a CDS encoding MerR family transcriptional regulator, whose protein sequence is MNGTEGAGSGGSRAPAVEYTVGQAARMVGIPVATLRSWTQRYGLGPSLHRPGRHRHYSQTDLAVIARMVGLVRAGASPGNAARAARAVAVPIPALGDTAPVLAAAERLDPTELLAVIIGHFVGHGVVATWNRLCRPAFAEIERRQADGDRLIDVEHVLSWAVATSLHRVVPLLRPVAGVPVVVLACVAGETHALPLEVLRAALAERGIPAVLLGASVPADALADAMAKQGPGSVAVLWAHTRETASPELARSVRDTATRTVVAGPGWCVNELPEGVIRVDSLEEAIDILG, encoded by the coding sequence GTGAACGGCACCGAGGGCGCGGGAAGCGGTGGATCCCGCGCGCCCGCCGTCGAATACACCGTGGGACAGGCGGCGCGGATGGTCGGGATTCCCGTCGCGACTTTGCGCAGCTGGACGCAGCGCTACGGGCTCGGCCCGTCTCTGCATCGGCCGGGCAGGCATCGGCACTACTCGCAGACCGATCTCGCCGTGATCGCGCGGATGGTGGGGCTGGTGCGGGCAGGGGCGAGTCCTGGCAACGCCGCCCGAGCGGCGCGCGCGGTCGCTGTTCCGATTCCGGCGCTCGGCGATACAGCGCCCGTGCTGGCGGCCGCGGAACGCCTGGACCCTACGGAACTGCTGGCGGTGATCATCGGTCATTTCGTCGGTCACGGCGTCGTCGCGACGTGGAATCGGTTGTGCCGTCCGGCGTTTGCCGAGATCGAACGGCGGCAAGCCGATGGCGATCGGTTGATCGATGTCGAACACGTGTTGTCCTGGGCGGTGGCCACCAGTCTGCACCGGGTGGTGCCGCTGCTGCGGCCGGTGGCCGGTGTGCCGGTGGTCGTGCTCGCGTGCGTCGCGGGGGAGACGCACGCGCTGCCGCTGGAAGTGCTGCGTGCGGCGCTGGCCGAGCGCGGTATCCCCGCGGTGCTGCTGGGTGCGTCGGTGCCGGCGGATGCGCTCGCCGATGCGATGGCGAAGCAGGGACCGGGCAGCGTCGCGGTGTTGTGGGCGCATACGCGCGAAACGGCGAGTCCGGAGCTGGCGCGATCGGTGCGTGACACTGCGACCCGCACCGTCGTCGCGGGGCCTGGCTGGTGTGTGAACGAACTGCCCGAGGGGGTGATTCGAGTCGACTCGCTGGAGGAGGCGATCGACATTCTCGGCTGA
- a CDS encoding DUF6764 family protein, with protein sequence MFHNTSRRLTASLLGLGLSTVGAAWIAAPHAAAAPAVDCRAPGASRVVGALDGAQCTATSVDGSAAAAFGFDGAAYADAGPASLALALAQNGGTATARSQSLAGPAAIAIGPGATVNAAGVRPGLSIAVAGPGATVELTGQTGPTCGGGLAFAGDFQTLQGCLSTR encoded by the coding sequence ATGTTCCACAACACTTCTCGCCGATTGACCGCAAGCCTGCTCGGGCTCGGCCTCTCGACCGTGGGTGCGGCCTGGATCGCCGCGCCGCACGCTGCGGCCGCACCAGCGGTGGATTGCCGTGCGCCCGGCGCCAGTCGAGTCGTCGGTGCGCTCGACGGGGCGCAGTGCACGGCGACCAGCGTCGATGGCAGCGCGGCTGCGGCGTTCGGCTTCGACGGTGCCGCCTACGCCGACGCCGGTCCCGCGAGCCTGGCGCTGGCGTTGGCCCAGAACGGCGGCACCGCCACCGCGCGATCGCAGTCCCTGGCAGGTCCGGCCGCCATCGCCATCGGGCCCGGAGCCACCGTCAACGCCGCCGGGGTACGCCCGGGACTGTCGATCGCCGTCGCCGGTCCGGGTGCCACCGTCGAATTGACCGGGCAGACCGGACCCACCTGCGGCGGCGGGCTCGCGTTCGCCGGTGACTTCCAAACCTTGCAAGGGTGCCTGTCCACCCGGTGA
- a CDS encoding class I SAM-dependent methyltransferase — translation MRVGQPSRTALGAARGRAVHQRADEPVIFPDPLAVPIAEAAAALSAEDREVPWEARLFLAMRHRFAEDELAARVHDVRQVVVLGAGLDTFGVRNTYPNMTVFSVDHPDTQAWKRDRLTDARIAVPASLRFVAVDFETDSLATRLRESGFDPAAPTFFIWLGVVQYLTDAAIDTTLSFIAELPAPSQLIIDYSEPISALPADNRAIVEVLAGVMAAIGEPWLSLFTADEIATKLTEFGFGAIEDLGWQDMIARFAPDSTATDQVGGHVLRAAHPGRPTIEAAAERTEDERHE, via the coding sequence ATGCGAGTGGGTCAGCCGAGCCGGACCGCGTTGGGCGCCGCCCGCGGGCGCGCGGTGCATCAGCGCGCCGACGAACCGGTGATCTTTCCCGATCCGCTGGCTGTCCCGATCGCCGAGGCAGCCGCCGCACTATCGGCCGAGGACCGGGAAGTGCCTTGGGAGGCAAGGCTTTTCCTTGCGATGCGGCACCGCTTCGCCGAGGACGAGCTCGCCGCCCGCGTGCACGACGTACGTCAGGTCGTGGTCCTGGGCGCCGGCCTGGACACCTTCGGCGTGCGCAACACCTATCCGAACATGACGGTCTTCTCGGTCGATCACCCCGACACTCAGGCCTGGAAACGGGACCGCCTCACCGATGCCCGGATAGCGGTCCCCGCCTCGTTACGTTTCGTAGCAGTGGATTTCGAGACCGACTCACTCGCCACTCGGCTGCGCGAGTCCGGATTCGACCCCGCCGCGCCGACCTTCTTCATCTGGCTGGGCGTGGTCCAATACCTCACCGACGCTGCGATCGACACCACCCTGAGTTTCATCGCCGAGCTGCCCGCGCCGAGTCAGTTGATCATCGACTACAGCGAGCCGATATCGGCTCTGCCCGCGGACAACCGAGCGATTGTCGAGGTCCTCGCCGGCGTCATGGCGGCCATCGGCGAGCCATGGCTGTCGCTGTTCACCGCAGACGAGATCGCCACCAAGCTGACCGAATTCGGCTTCGGTGCGATCGAGGACCTCGGCTGGCAGGACATGATCGCCCGCTTCGCACCGGACAGCACCGCAACAGATCAGGTCGGCGGACATGTGCTTCGAGCCGCACATCCAGGTCGCCCCACCATCGAAGCAGCCGCCGAAAGGACAGAAGATGAGCGCCATGAATAG
- a CDS encoding TspO/MBR family protein, with product MNSFRPPPPATLLCTGAAVAATALAGSAATGPGSAWYRRVNKPGYQPPSAVFPIVWTLLYGDIAVTSAYALENASEPEKTALRAALAVNLVLNASWSWVFFRAHRLGTATAVAAALTASSADLSRRVSATHPVGRASVLYPAWCAFATMLSAGIWRRNR from the coding sequence ATGAATAGTTTTCGACCGCCCCCGCCCGCCACGCTGCTGTGTACCGGCGCGGCGGTCGCAGCGACCGCGTTGGCCGGTTCGGCCGCGACGGGACCGGGATCAGCGTGGTACCGGCGGGTGAACAAGCCTGGTTACCAACCACCGTCGGCCGTGTTCCCGATCGTTTGGACCCTGCTCTACGGTGATATCGCCGTGACCAGCGCCTACGCACTCGAAAACGCCTCCGAACCCGAAAAGACCGCACTCCGGGCAGCTTTGGCGGTGAATCTGGTATTGAACGCGAGCTGGAGCTGGGTGTTCTTCCGCGCCCACCGCCTCGGTACCGCGACCGCGGTCGCCGCAGCGCTCACCGCCAGCAGCGCCGACCTCAGCCGACGCGTGTCCGCAACCCACCCCGTCGGGCGCGCATCGGTCCTCTACCCGGCGTGGTGCGCTTTCGCGACGATGCTCTCGGCCGGCATCTGGCGACGCAACCGCTGA
- a CDS encoding epoxide hydrolase family protein: MTNTPDSIRPFHIEFPQAEIDDLHARLANTRWPGEVPGAGWSRGVPVEYLKELAAYWRTEFDWRAQEAMLNELPQFSTTVDGQNVHFLHVRSPEQDATPLLLLHGWPGGFTDFLDVIGPLSNPVAHGGDPADACHLVIPSLPGFGFSTPLAGPGMSTDKMATVFGQLMARLGYDRYGVHGYDTGAFVAPHLGRQHPDQVIGIHVGAMLTFPIGADGEMDGLSEVEQQRWNRMLNFNDAYLQCNSKRPQTVTYGLHDSPVGQLAWIVEKFKELTMPEDGLPEDSIDRDRILLDISLYWLTGTAGSAAQVYYEDVVANVWSGADWSADTAGDSGTGDGADAGQPSGDGSAADGNDWDTGQSDGAADWATAVRSTVPTAVLVSAHDVTIRRWAERDHHIVRWTELDHGGHFLAMEAPASLVADLRTFFAKLD; encoded by the coding sequence ATGACAAACACGCCAGACAGCATCCGCCCCTTCCACATCGAGTTCCCGCAGGCCGAGATCGATGACCTGCACGCGCGGCTCGCCAACACCCGCTGGCCCGGCGAGGTGCCCGGCGCCGGCTGGAGCCGAGGGGTACCCGTCGAGTACCTGAAAGAGCTTGCCGCCTACTGGCGTACCGAATTCGATTGGCGGGCACAGGAAGCGATGCTCAACGAACTCCCGCAGTTCTCGACCACGGTCGACGGGCAGAACGTCCACTTCCTGCACGTCCGCTCGCCGGAGCAGGACGCGACGCCTTTGCTGCTGCTGCACGGATGGCCGGGTGGATTCACCGACTTCCTCGACGTGATCGGTCCGCTGTCGAATCCCGTTGCGCACGGCGGGGATCCGGCCGACGCCTGCCACCTGGTCATTCCGTCGCTGCCCGGCTTCGGGTTCTCCACACCGCTGGCCGGTCCGGGCATGAGCACCGACAAGATGGCAACGGTGTTCGGCCAGTTGATGGCTCGGCTCGGGTACGACCGCTACGGGGTACACGGCTACGACACCGGCGCGTTCGTCGCCCCGCACCTCGGCAGGCAGCACCCGGATCAGGTGATCGGCATTCACGTCGGCGCGATGCTCACGTTCCCGATCGGGGCCGACGGCGAGATGGACGGGCTGAGCGAGGTCGAGCAGCAACGCTGGAATCGCATGCTGAACTTCAATGATGCCTATCTGCAATGCAATTCGAAGCGGCCGCAGACGGTCACCTACGGGCTGCACGATTCGCCGGTGGGTCAGCTCGCCTGGATCGTGGAGAAGTTCAAGGAGCTGACCATGCCCGAAGACGGCCTGCCCGAGGACAGCATCGACCGTGATCGCATCCTCCTCGACATCTCGCTGTACTGGCTGACCGGCACCGCGGGTTCGGCGGCACAGGTCTACTACGAGGACGTCGTCGCGAATGTGTGGAGCGGTGCGGACTGGTCCGCCGACACCGCGGGCGATTCGGGTACGGGTGACGGCGCGGACGCGGGGCAACCGAGCGGGGACGGCAGCGCCGCAGACGGGAACGACTGGGACACCGGACAATCCGACGGTGCCGCGGACTGGGCAACCGCCGTGCGTAGTACGGTTCCGACCGCCGTGCTGGTCTCCGCCCACGACGTCACCATCCGCCGCTGGGCCGAACGTGACCACCACATCGTGCGCTGGACCGAACTCGACCACGGCGGCCACTTCCTGGCCATGGAGGCCCCCGCCTCCCTCGTCGCCGACCTGCGCACCTTCTTCGCGAAACTCGACTGA
- a CDS encoding helix-turn-helix domain-containing protein: MTAEPARIVVDPRVAELGPTALRIAVGGQLRKLREQCGVTPQEAGDHIRGSYAKISRLELGRTGFKERDIVDLLELYGVTDPEQRKMFVDLARKANEPGWWHRYNDLLPQWFETYVGLEGAAQMIRTYEGQLVPGLLQTGNYAAAVVEMGEDSNEAARRVELRTNRQRILNAPGGPFLWAVLDEAVLHRPVGGAAVQREQIEHLVTMSAKPNVTIQVLSYRSGGSAAAGSSFTMLRFAERELPDIIYLEQLTTALYLDRAEDVRLYRGVMDRLSVQAESPESSRALMIDAAAAL; encoded by the coding sequence ATGACCGCAGAACCGGCCCGGATCGTCGTCGACCCCCGAGTCGCAGAATTAGGGCCGACGGCGCTGCGGATCGCGGTCGGCGGCCAACTCCGCAAACTGCGTGAACAATGTGGCGTCACACCACAAGAGGCGGGTGACCACATTCGTGGCTCGTACGCCAAGATCAGCCGACTCGAGCTGGGGCGCACCGGGTTCAAAGAACGCGACATCGTGGATCTGCTGGAACTCTACGGAGTGACCGACCCTGAGCAGCGAAAGATGTTCGTCGATCTGGCGCGCAAGGCGAACGAGCCGGGTTGGTGGCATCGGTACAACGACCTGTTGCCGCAATGGTTCGAGACCTATGTCGGACTCGAAGGCGCGGCACAGATGATCAGAACCTATGAGGGCCAACTGGTTCCGGGTCTGTTGCAGACCGGGAACTATGCTGCCGCCGTTGTCGAAATGGGCGAGGACAGCAACGAGGCGGCGCGGCGCGTGGAGTTGCGGACCAACCGGCAGCGGATTCTGAATGCCCCTGGCGGACCGTTTCTTTGGGCGGTGCTCGATGAGGCGGTGTTGCATCGGCCGGTCGGTGGTGCGGCGGTGCAGCGGGAACAGATCGAGCATCTCGTCACCATGTCGGCCAAGCCCAACGTGACGATCCAGGTGCTGTCCTACCGTTCCGGTGGCAGCGCGGCTGCGGGCAGTTCGTTCACCATGCTGCGTTTCGCCGAACGGGAACTGCCCGACATCATCTACTTGGAGCAGCTGACCACCGCGCTGTATCTGGATCGTGCGGAGGATGTTCGGCTCTACCGCGGTGTCATGGACCGCCTCTCGGTTCAGGCGGAGTCACCGGAAAGTTCACGGGCGCTGATGATCGACGCCGCCGCAGCGCTGTGA
- a CDS encoding TetR/AcrR family transcriptional regulator has translation MPKQVDHDERRALIARALWRVVDEHGIFRLSMREVAQAAGMSLGQLQHYFASREAMLSFAVDFAGEQTGLRVQQALGADPHPRAALRVLLTEMLPLHPDARATSRLHAAYVLVALHDPAVHARAREGLRQGRDLVEQLVRRAITDGEIARDRDPVLETDRLLALTGFTSLLELGVVTSQQVLAAIDQHLTELFADR, from the coding sequence GTGCCGAAACAGGTGGATCACGACGAACGCCGGGCGCTGATCGCCCGCGCGCTGTGGCGTGTGGTGGATGAGCACGGCATCTTCCGGCTGAGCATGCGCGAGGTCGCCCAGGCTGCGGGTATGTCGCTGGGCCAGCTACAGCACTATTTCGCCTCTCGCGAGGCGATGCTGAGTTTCGCCGTGGACTTCGCCGGCGAGCAGACCGGGCTGCGCGTGCAACAGGCCCTCGGTGCGGACCCACACCCCCGTGCGGCGCTGCGGGTGCTGTTGACCGAGATGCTTCCGCTGCACCCCGACGCCCGGGCGACCAGCCGCCTACACGCGGCATACGTGCTGGTAGCACTGCACGACCCGGCCGTTCACGCCCGCGCCCGCGAGGGCCTGCGCCAAGGGCGTGATCTCGTGGAACAGCTCGTCCGGCGCGCGATCACCGACGGCGAGATCGCCCGCGACCGCGATCCGGTCCTCGAGACCGATCGCCTGCTCGCCCTCACCGGCTTCACCTCGCTGCTCGAACTCGGAGTCGTCACGTCACAGCAGGTGCTGGCCGCCATCGATCAGCACCTGACTGAGCTGTTCGCCGACCGGTGA
- a CDS encoding YybH family protein, whose protein sequence is MAAQENQIRTFLASRTEAQRSKDIDRLMSCYSPDIVYYDAVAPLRFVGQEDVRRNFGRWFDGYVGPIGLETHDLTVVAADDVAFANMLHLDSGLRRGGIELPIWVRETVCLRRTDDTWAITHEHISLPVNPANFQVWFAAGKDAPARRGGRSIFGLVTQSVLTRFGLRRKAF, encoded by the coding sequence ATGGCAGCGCAGGAAAACCAGATCAGAACGTTCCTGGCGAGCCGGACCGAGGCACAACGGTCCAAGGACATCGATCGCCTCATGTCCTGCTATTCGCCCGACATCGTCTATTACGACGCCGTCGCGCCCTTGCGGTTCGTGGGGCAGGAGGACGTGCGCCGCAACTTCGGGCGGTGGTTCGACGGGTACGTCGGGCCCATCGGTTTGGAAACGCACGATTTGACCGTCGTCGCGGCGGACGACGTAGCCTTCGCCAACATGCTCCATCTGGACTCGGGACTGCGCCGCGGCGGGATCGAGTTGCCGATCTGGGTGCGCGAGACGGTCTGCCTGCGACGGACAGACGACACCTGGGCGATAACCCACGAGCACATCTCATTGCCGGTCAACCCGGCGAACTTTCAAGTGTGGTTCGCGGCGGGCAAGGACGCGCCGGCCCGACGGGGTGGACGATCCATCTTCGGCCTGGTCACCCAGAGCGTGCTTACACGTTTCGGTTTGCGGCGCAAGGCATTCTAA
- a CDS encoding alpha/beta fold hydrolase codes for MIIPHGAWLQPARYDEVTVRLRRDGVDVTVPGLAGRSPAYAASKDTPSTYLAATEDRAIPPELVAHFRRRCETRVTSTGGHCPFLSRPADVVTVLHDHL; via the coding sequence TTGATCATCCCGCACGGTGCCTGGCTGCAACCGGCCCGCTACGACGAGGTCACCGTGCGGCTGCGCCGCGACGGCGTCGATGTGACGGTGCCCGGCCTTGCGGGGCGGTCGCCCGCATATGCGGCGTCGAAAGACACGCCCTCGACCTACCTCGCAGCCACCGAGGACCGGGCGATCCCGCCTGAACTGGTCGCCCATTTCAGACGGCGTTGCGAAACCAGAGTGACCTCGACGGGCGGTCACTGTCCGTTCCTCAGCCGGCCCGCCGACGTCGTGACCGTGCTCCACGACCACCTCTGA
- a CDS encoding FAD-dependent monooxygenase, with protein sequence MNTAIVIGGGIGGLGAALGLARAGRQVTVLEQADDFRTVGAGLMLAPNAVRALNWLGLSDRLQTLDAAQGATGIRTASGRWLMQGDVREVRRRFGVSEYALHQTDVHAWLVDALRQTELCTGHQVTAVDPSTGTVTFLRPNGETGSRSAELVVAADGRYSPTRARLFPHHAGMAYAGYLTWQGVIPADAAAGIDTSRALIESWGRGQRFGIMALTGGQVSWYATLSAPPNAYTETGIDTVARLFRGWHDPIPRLLAATPPESLLRQDIYSLEAPLPTYARKRVVLLGDAAHAITPDFGQGVAQALEDAATLGRLAAQLPTAQSLVVGYDLARRGRTQRLARASAAWGRMAQWRNPVQAALRNGLVWSTPRSVYLRSMSEIYSWTPESTLAAQDAAASDTTATLPKANS encoded by the coding sequence ATGAACACGGCAATCGTAATCGGCGGCGGCATCGGCGGATTGGGCGCGGCGCTCGGCTTGGCACGCGCCGGCCGGCAGGTGACCGTGTTGGAACAAGCCGACGACTTCCGAACGGTCGGTGCGGGACTGATGCTGGCACCCAACGCGGTTCGAGCACTGAACTGGCTAGGACTGTCCGACCGGCTCCAGACGCTGGACGCAGCACAGGGAGCCACCGGTATCCGAACCGCATCCGGGCGGTGGCTGATGCAGGGGGACGTGCGCGAGGTGCGCCGCCGATTCGGCGTCTCGGAATATGCGCTGCACCAAACCGACGTGCACGCCTGGCTCGTCGACGCACTGCGGCAGACCGAGCTGTGCACCGGACATCAGGTCACGGCAGTAGATCCCAGTACCGGTACCGTGACGTTTCTGCGCCCGAACGGCGAAACCGGTTCGCGTAGCGCGGAACTCGTTGTCGCTGCGGACGGCCGCTACAGTCCGACCCGGGCGCGCCTGTTCCCCCATCATGCGGGAATGGCCTACGCGGGGTACCTCACCTGGCAGGGCGTCATACCCGCCGACGCCGCGGCCGGTATCGACACGAGCCGTGCGTTGATCGAGAGTTGGGGCCGCGGACAGCGATTCGGCATCATGGCACTCACCGGCGGGCAGGTGTCCTGGTACGCCACGCTGTCGGCCCCACCGAACGCCTACACCGAGACGGGTATCGACACGGTCGCGCGACTCTTCCGGGGCTGGCACGATCCCATCCCCCGGTTGCTCGCGGCCACGCCACCGGAATCGCTGCTACGACAAGACATCTATTCGCTGGAGGCTCCGCTGCCCACTTACGCGCGGAAACGAGTCGTCCTGCTCGGCGACGCGGCGCACGCGATCACACCCGATTTCGGACAGGGCGTGGCGCAGGCCTTGGAGGATGCCGCGACGCTCGGTAGGCTCGCTGCCCAGCTGCCCACAGCGCAATCCCTGGTGGTCGGCTATGACCTGGCACGGCGCGGACGGACGCAGCGACTGGCGCGAGCCTCAGCCGCCTGGGGGCGGATGGCGCAGTGGCGCAATCCGGTGCAGGCTGCACTCCGCAACGGTCTCGTGTGGTCGACACCGCGCTCGGTGTATCTACGCTCGATGAGCGAAATCTACTCCTGGACGCCGGAATCCACGCTCGCGGCGCAGGACGCCGCGGCATCGGACACGACGGCGACCCTGCCGAAAGCAAACAGCTGA
- a CDS encoding TetR/AcrR family transcriptional regulator gives MPADPRQRRVVRHAQPATRVAASARRKTPITAERITEAALEVVATEGYDALTIRRVAAVLGTGPSSLYAHIVNKDDIDDLLIGRLYAEVVLPEPDPVEWRAQLRAVYTQIRDLYLKYPGISRAALATVPTHLETLRVGEGILAILLTGGVEPRTAAWARDALSLYVSAYALGQSLVQQRRRHQDQEWVLSHEELLDRFTALPADEFPLTRRHAADLISGTGHERFEFAVGRLVNGLESAAG, from the coding sequence ATGCCCGCCGATCCCCGCCAACGCCGTGTCGTCCGCCACGCCCAACCCGCAACGAGGGTGGCCGCGTCGGCACGCCGCAAGACGCCGATCACTGCCGAACGGATCACCGAGGCCGCCTTGGAGGTCGTCGCCACCGAGGGCTACGACGCCCTGACCATCCGCCGGGTCGCCGCGGTGCTGGGTACCGGTCCGTCGTCGCTGTACGCCCACATCGTCAACAAGGACGACATCGACGATCTGCTGATCGGCCGGCTCTACGCCGAAGTCGTGCTGCCCGAACCGGATCCGGTCGAATGGCGCGCGCAGCTGCGCGCGGTCTACACCCAGATCCGCGACCTGTACCTGAAATACCCCGGCATCTCCCGTGCCGCGCTGGCCACGGTCCCGACCCATCTGGAAACGCTGCGGGTCGGCGAAGGGATCCTGGCGATCCTGCTCACCGGTGGCGTCGAGCCGAGGACGGCCGCATGGGCCCGCGACGCGCTGTCCCTCTACGTCAGCGCCTATGCCCTCGGGCAGTCGCTGGTCCAGCAACGGCGCCGGCACCAGGATCAGGAATGGGTGCTCAGCCACGAGGAACTGCTGGACCGTTTCACCGCACTGCCCGCCGACGAGTTCCCGCTGACCCGCCGCCATGCCGCCGACCTGATCTCCGGCACCGGACACGAACGCTTCGAGTTCGCTGTCGGCCGACTCGTGAACGGTCTGGAGTCCGCAGCCGGTTGA
- a CDS encoding FAD-dependent oxidoreductase encodes MRVSIAGAGLGGLALAQGLRGAGIPAEVFERDPGIVARFQGYRLVLNEIGFQSVRDCLPARWHPLLDEIVMPASAAQLILDPQLNEIGRLGAGRTGIVVDRQVLRHLLLTGLTVHTDAALTGYAELADGSVRAEFAHRAPATADLLVGADGVTSAVRRVLSPQTTPIDTGVRFVIGRTPLTDEFAVLSKAYGSKISGDGVSLLLGAMRWRTPPKQAAERLAPEVTLPDIGDYVRWAMILPPNSSPADATAQDAVLSRMPGWHPELRALIEQADPDNTTLLSIRVVEPGARWASGPVTLLGDAIHATSPTGGNGANTALRDADLLRRCLIEAEEGRRDLLGAVGDYERQMFEYGTEAVRTSLERLPAFAPAASLS; translated from the coding sequence ATGCGAGTTTCCATCGCCGGAGCGGGTCTGGGAGGTCTGGCTCTCGCGCAGGGCCTGCGCGGCGCCGGGATCCCGGCCGAGGTGTTCGAGCGCGATCCGGGCATCGTCGCACGCTTCCAGGGCTACCGGCTCGTGCTGAACGAGATCGGTTTCCAGTCCGTGCGCGACTGCCTGCCGGCCCGCTGGCATCCGCTGCTCGACGAGATCGTCATGCCCGCCTCCGCCGCGCAGCTGATCCTGGACCCGCAGCTCAACGAGATCGGCAGACTCGGTGCGGGCCGGACCGGCATCGTGGTCGACCGGCAGGTGCTGCGACACCTATTGCTGACCGGCCTCACCGTGCACACCGATGCCGCGCTGACCGGCTATGCCGAACTCGCCGACGGCAGTGTCCGAGCCGAGTTCGCGCACCGCGCCCCGGCCACCGCCGACCTGCTCGTCGGCGCGGACGGCGTCACCTCCGCGGTCCGCCGGGTGTTGTCGCCGCAGACCACCCCGATCGACACCGGCGTCCGATTCGTCATCGGCCGCACCCCGCTGACCGACGAATTCGCCGTTCTGTCCAAGGCTTACGGCTCGAAGATCAGTGGCGACGGCGTCAGCCTGCTGCTCGGCGCGATGCGCTGGCGCACCCCGCCGAAGCAGGCGGCCGAGCGACTGGCCCCCGAAGTCACGCTGCCCGACATCGGCGACTACGTGCGCTGGGCCATGATCCTGCCGCCGAACAGCTCGCCGGCGGATGCCACCGCGCAGGACGCGGTGCTGTCCAGGATGCCGGGTTGGCACCCAGAGCTGCGCGCGCTGATCGAGCAGGCCGACCCCGACAACACCACCCTGCTGTCCATCCGGGTGGTCGAGCCCGGTGCGCGCTGGGCGTCCGGACCGGTCACGCTGCTCGGCGACGCGATCCACGCCACCTCGCCGACCGGCGGCAACGGCGCGAACACCGCGCTGCGCGATGCCGACCTCCTGCGCCGCTGCCTGATCGAGGCCGAGGAAGGTCGCCGGGATCTGCTCGGCGCTGTCGGCGACTACGAGCGGCAGATGTTCGAGTACGGCACCGAAGCGGTGCGCACCAGTCTCGAGCGACTGCCCGCGTTCGCCCCCGCAGCCAGCCTGTCCTGA
- a CDS encoding aldo/keto reductase, translating to MPGSAAAARCYYCTRERIPFMPWWPVMNGALAQPGGVVAEIAEHTGSSPTQVALAWLLARSDMLSPIPGTSSIAHLEENVAAAALRT from the coding sequence TTGCCGGGCAGCGCAGCCGCGGCGCGGTGCTACTACTGCACCCGCGAACGCATCCCGTTCATGCCCTGGTGGCCGGTGATGAACGGTGCGCTCGCACAGCCCGGCGGTGTCGTCGCCGAAATCGCCGAGCACACCGGATCGTCGCCCACACAGGTCGCACTCGCCTGGCTGCTCGCCCGTTCGGACATGCTCTCCCCTATCCCCGGTACCTCCTCGATCGCGCACCTCGAGGAGAACGTCGCGGCGGCCGCGCTACGCACCTGA
- a CDS encoding metallophosphoesterase family protein yields the protein MRLLIISDTHVPKRARDLPDLIWREVAAADVVVHAGDWTEVALLDRLEARCRRLIGVYGNNDGAQLQARLPLVARAELAGLRLAVVHETGPAKGREQRCARDFPDTDLLVFGHSHIPWDSVTPTGCRLLNPGSPTDRRRQPQHTYLTAHIHAGRLNSVVLHPVTNSSDCHVNGG from the coding sequence ATGCGGTTGCTCATCATCTCCGACACGCACGTCCCCAAGCGCGCCCGTGATCTGCCGGACCTCATCTGGCGCGAGGTGGCCGCAGCCGATGTGGTCGTGCATGCCGGCGACTGGACCGAGGTCGCGTTGCTGGATCGACTCGAGGCGCGCTGCCGGCGCCTGATCGGCGTATACGGCAACAACGACGGCGCACAGCTGCAAGCCAGGCTGCCCTTGGTCGCCCGTGCCGAGTTGGCCGGGCTGCGACTGGCGGTCGTGCACGAGACCGGGCCCGCGAAGGGGCGCGAGCAGCGCTGCGCGCGGGACTTCCCGGACACCGATCTGCTGGTATTCGGGCACAGCCACATTCCGTGGGACAGCGTCACCCCGACCGGATGCCGACTGCTCAACCCTGGTTCACCAACGGACCGCCGCAGACAACCGCAGCACACCTACCTGACCGCACACATCCACGCCGGCCGATTGAATTCGGTTGTCCTGCACCCCGTCACGAACAGCTCAGATTGTCACGTCAATGGCGGATGA